The Eleutherodactylus coqui strain aEleCoq1 chromosome 6, aEleCoq1.hap1, whole genome shotgun sequence genome window below encodes:
- the LOC136633184 gene encoding nucleoside diphosphate-linked moiety X motif 17-like — translation MEPAKRVLVYLRKQDSLLYCAKFLQDITGHYACGSHDRALVNCSLDDNRFIISDQPFSGSRMVELQRPASCPIKNLSADRAACVPEEIVSRGVDVGVAILLQSSNKRILLIRRSKELPVFPNVWGPPGGHVEDGEQLLDAGLRELQEETGLDLQGANLPWSILGLWESAFPPLLSRGLPIRHHIITFLLMSSNESHQELQEKLRPDEREVSACVWLDPEAVEWIVATREGAKDPGRKSFGLQTSVTITEVSGGSLTQKELALSTLLNTEPEAGEDGERIVAGTKNALELWLETLRQEEVDISSCA, via the exons TGCTGTATTGTGCGAAGTTCCTGCAG GACATCACCGGGCACTACGCCTGCGGGAGCCACGACCGAGCGCTGGTCAACTGCAGCCTGGATGACAACCGCTTCATCATCTCGGATCAGCCCTTCAGCGGCTCCAGAATGGTGGAGCTACAG CGGCCGGCCTCCTGTCCGATTAAGAACCTGAGCGCAGACCGCGCTGCTTGTGTCCCGGAGGAGATAGTGAGCCGCGGCGTGGACGTGGGGGTTGCCATCTTACTGCAGTCCAGTAATAAAAGGATTCTTCTGATAAGACGCTCCAAGGAGTTGCCCGTTTTTCCAAACGTCTGGGGGCCACCAG GCGGTCATGTGGAAGATGGAGAACAG CTCCTTGATGCCGGACTGCGAGAACTTCAAGAAGAGACCGGGTTAGACCTGCAAGGCGCCAACCTTCCCTGGAGCATTCTGGGATTGTGGGAG TCGGCATTTCCCCCATTACTGAGCCGCGGACTTCCCATTCGCCATCATATCATCACTTTCCTGTTGATGTCATCTAATGAAAGCCACCAAGAGCTGCAG GAGAAGCTCCGCCCAGACGAGCGGGAGGTGAGCGCGTGCGTGTGGTTGGATCCGGAGGCGGTAGAATGGATTGTGGCCACCAGAGAAGGTGCAAAGGATCCTGGGAGGAAGAGTTTTGGACTGCAGACTTCAGTAAC GATCACAGAAGTTAGCGGTGGATCACTGACCCAGAaggagcttgctctgtccacgcTTCTCAACACGGAGCCTGAAGCCGGTGAAGATGGAGAACGCATCGTCGCTGGGACTAAGAACGCACTGGAGTTGTGGCTGGAAACCCTGCGACAAGAGGAGGTAGACATTTCCTCCTGCGCGTAG